One Rhododendron vialii isolate Sample 1 chromosome 2a, ASM3025357v1 genomic region harbors:
- the LOC131317790 gene encoding dammarenediol II synthase-like — protein MRYGAESSRYTTIGCVEKSLQMMSWWAEDPNGAEFKYHLARVRDYLWLAEDGMKMQSFSSQLWDCALMTQAIMASNLTDEYGDTLKRAYFFIKES, from the exons ATGAGGTATGGAGCAGAAAGTAGCAGATACACTACTATAGGATGCGTAGAAAAG AGTTTACAAATGATGTCTTGGTGGGCAGAGGACCCTAATGGTGCTGAGTTCAAGTATCACCTTGCCAGAGTTCGTGATTACTTGTGGCTTGCAgaagatggaatgaaaatgcaG AGTTTTAGTAGTCAGTTATGGGATTGTGCTCTTATGACTCAAGCTATTATGGCAAGTAATCTTACTGATGAATATGGAGATACTCTTAAAAGGGCGtattttttcataaaagaaTCATAG